A window from Planococcus maritimus encodes these proteins:
- the deoB gene encoding phosphopentomutase: MTMKPFTRIHLIVLDSVGIGEAPDAEAFGDTGADTLGHIAQSVGGLTMPNMEKLGLANIVPVKGLDAQETPAAHFGRLEEASVGKDTMTGHWEIMGLNIDTPFKVYPDGFPKELIDKLERATGRKVIGNKPASGTEILDELGQEHMETGALIVYTSADPVLQIAAHEEVIPLDELYQICETARELTLDPEYLVGRVIARPFLGEPGAFKRTSNRHDYALAPFDRTVMNELQDAGKDVIAIGKINDIYNGAGVTEAVRTTDNADGMDKLVQVVGKEFNGLSFLNLVDFDALYGHRRDPKGYAQALEEFDVRLPEVLEGMQEDDLLLITADHGNDPTFPGTDHTREYVPLLAFSPRFNGGGALGTGSTFADIGATIAENFACELPKFGTSFLSKLK; encoded by the coding sequence ATCGTCTTGGATTCAGTAGGCATTGGCGAAGCGCCAGATGCCGAAGCTTTTGGAGACACAGGCGCTGATACGCTTGGCCATATCGCCCAATCTGTCGGCGGCCTTACTATGCCAAACATGGAAAAATTGGGACTTGCCAATATCGTTCCGGTAAAAGGCCTTGACGCACAAGAAACACCAGCTGCCCACTTTGGCCGCCTTGAAGAGGCATCCGTCGGGAAAGATACAATGACGGGACACTGGGAAATCATGGGACTCAATATCGATACACCATTTAAAGTGTATCCAGATGGCTTCCCTAAAGAACTGATCGACAAGCTTGAACGGGCGACAGGGCGGAAAGTCATCGGCAACAAGCCGGCAAGTGGCACTGAAATCCTGGATGAACTCGGACAAGAACATATGGAAACCGGGGCATTGATTGTCTATACGTCTGCTGATCCGGTTCTGCAAATCGCAGCACATGAAGAAGTGATCCCGCTGGATGAACTGTACCAGATTTGCGAAACGGCTCGCGAACTGACCTTGGACCCGGAATATCTAGTCGGCCGCGTGATTGCGCGTCCATTTTTAGGTGAACCTGGTGCCTTTAAACGCACCTCTAACCGCCACGATTATGCCTTGGCTCCATTTGACCGTACCGTCATGAACGAACTTCAGGATGCCGGCAAAGACGTCATTGCCATTGGCAAGATCAACGACATCTACAATGGCGCTGGTGTGACAGAGGCTGTCAGAACCACTGATAATGCGGACGGAATGGATAAGCTCGTGCAAGTGGTCGGCAAAGAGTTCAATGGCTTGAGCTTTTTGAACCTCGTTGATTTTGATGCGCTATACGGCCACCGCAGAGACCCGAAAGGCTACGCACAAGCTTTAGAAGAATTCGATGTGCGCCTTCCGGAAGTTTTGGAAGGCATGCAGGAAGATGATTTGCTGCTCATCACAGCGGACCACGGAAACGATCCGACCTTCCCAGGCACGGACCATACGCGTGAATATGTGCCACTTCTTGCTTTCTCTCCTCGTTTTAATGGCGGCGGGGCGCTTGGAACTGGATCAACATTTGCGGATATCGGCGCGACGATTGCCGAGAACTTCGCTTGTGAATTGCCGAAATTTGGCACAAGCTTTCTCTCGAAACTAAAATGA